From the genome of Silurus meridionalis isolate SWU-2019-XX chromosome 20, ASM1480568v1, whole genome shotgun sequence, one region includes:
- the ptf1a gene encoding pancreas transcription factor 1 subunit alpha, translating to METVLDPFAGLDSFSSAYFDDDDFFTERCSRDHTDADDFLDDDVDFLASQIQEYYEDYRARDGDYSCDVGRFSSASSSSSSSSSSLSYSVPGFSPRRGDGALQLKRRRRARSEQEMQQLRQAANVRERRRMQSINDAFEGLRSHIPTLPYEKRLSKVDTLRLAIGYINFLAELVQSDAPIRNSSHEALNQPKKVIICHRGTRSPSPDDPDYGLPPLAGHSLSWTDEKQLREQNIIRRAKVWTPEDPRKVHFKSTFANIENEPPFELVA from the exons ATGGAGACGGTGCTGGATCCGTTTGCAGGACTGGACTCTTTCTCCTCCGCCTACTTCGACGATGATGACTTCTTCACCGAGCGATGCTCGCGCGATCACACAGACGCGGACGACTTCTTGGACGACGATGTCGACTTCCTCGCGAGCCAAATCCAAGAGTACTACGAGGACTACCGTGCGCGCGATGGAGACTACAGCTGCGACGTGGGCCGCTTCTCCTctgcttcctcctcctcctcttcgtcTTCCTCCTCCTTGTCGTACAGCGTGCCGGGTTTTTCTCCGAGGCGCGGTGACGGCGCTCTGCAGCTGAAGAGGCGCAGAAGAGCGCGTTCCGAGCAGGAGATGCAGCAGCTGCGTCAAGCCGCCAACGTGCGCGAACGCAGACGCATGCAGTCCATCAATGACGCGTTCGAAGGTCTGCGATCGCACATCCCCACCCTGCCTTACGAGAAACGTCTCTCCAAAGTGGACACGCTGCGCCTCGCCATCGGTTACATCAACTTCCTGGCTGAACTGGTGCAATCCGACGCGCCCATCAGGAATTCCAGCCATGAAGCTCTAAATCAGCCCAAAAAAGTCATCATCTGCCACAGAGGAACAA GATCTCCTTCCCCTGATGATCCAGATTACGGCCTGCCCCCACTGGCCGGTCACTCTTTGTCCTGGACGGATGAGAAGCAGCTCAGGGAGCAGAACATTATCCGCAGGGCGAAGGTTTGGACCCCGGAGGATCCTCGCAAAGTGCACTTCAAATCCACGTTTGCCAACATCGAGAACGAACCTCCGTTTGAGTTGGTCGCGTGA